CTTCGGATGAGCATCATCCCAACTCGCGAAGGGGAAGACCTCACGTTCCGTCTACTCGATCGAAGCTCGAACCTTCTCTCGCTCGACGAGATCGGCCTGGGACGGCACGATCGCCAAGCATTGATGGAGATGCTCCAGTCAGAATCTGGCCTCGTGTTGGTCACAGGTCCAACGGGTACCGGTAAAACGACCACGTTGTATGCCTGTTTACAGCATTTGAACGACGGCAATCGCAAGATCAACACACTGGAAGATCCGATTGAATTCTCGCTGCCTGGTATACGTCAGTCGCAGGTCAACTTAAAGATCGGTTTGGACTTCCCGGACTTACTGCGAGGAGTGATTCGCCAACAGCCCGACATCATCATGATCGGTGAAATTCGGGATAAGGAAACGGCCCTCACCGCTGTCCGGGCCGCGAACAGTGGTCACCTTGTGTTCGCCACGCTTCACGCTCCGGTCGCGACAGGTGCCGTGCAAAGCATGCTCGCCTACGGAATCCATCCGTTCTTCCTGGCAAGCTGCCTTCGCGGTGTAATTGCCCAGCGACTGGTACGCAAGCTCGATCCGAACACGCGTGTTCAATACGAACTGGGTGATACTGGCAACACGTTCGCTGATATTGAACCGCTGCTGGAAGAAGGGCAGGGAACGTCATTCTATGGCCCCGACCTGTCCGCCGAGAATGAAGGCTACTGCGGGCGAACGGCCATTTTTGAAATGGTGACCATCGGTCGCATCTTACGAGAAGCGATTATTGCCCGACGTCCCACCCACGAACTGGAGAAGACAGCCGAACAACTCGGCATGATCACCTTCCGCAAAGCGGCGATGCTGAAAGTTGCCCAGGGGGAAACCAGCATGGAAGAAGTGCTCAAGAACGTCCCGGTCGAGTATCTCGATCTGGAAGCAACACCTTAGTTCGGCTGATCATTTCATAACTGGCTTCGCAGCTACACTTAACGGAGCCAGTTTTTCGGGATTGCGATGGACGAAAACGGAAGCGATTCGTCCATCGACGAGTTCAAACTGAAACGCCGAGATCATCTCTTCTTTCAAATAACAAACCACTCCCGGCGAACCATTGAACCAAACGGTTCGCATCTCGAAGGGGTATTCGCGTTGAGCATTTTGAAACACGCGAATCAGGAATGTTGTAACGCTATCAAGACCTAGCACCAGTTCCTTCGCCGCGCTGACCTTGCCTCCACCATCGGTGTAGAGAGTGACATCTTCGGTGAGCACATGACGCAGGGCTGCTAGGTCACCTGCTTGAACAGCCTGGAAAAATGCATCTGAGATGCGTCGCACACTTTCGACATCCGCTGGAGATCGTTGCTTCTCTCCTCGGACATGGTCGCGTGCCCGCCGGGCCAGTTGTCGACAATGGTCGGGCTTGAGTCCCACGATATCGGCGACTTCCTTGAAATCGTAGCCAAAAACGTCATGCAAGATGAATGCGGCCCGTTCGGTTGGTGTCAGTCGTTCGATTGTCAGCATTAACGCAATTGAAATCGATTCATCCAGTTCGGCTTGCTCGGCATGATCGGCCAGAATCGGTTCGGGAAGCCAAGGTCCGATGTATCGCTCGCGCTGATAACGCACCGACTTCACGCGATCGAGGCACAACCGCGCACAGACTCTTAGGTACCAACTACGAGGTGATTCCAACACCGGTCGGCCAGCTTGCTCCCAACGGATGTACGCCTCTTGTACAATGTCTTCCGCATCAGGCACGCTGCCCAGCATCCGGTAGCAGAAACCAACCAGATCCTTCCTGAGTGCTTCGAATTCACTTCCACTAACCATGTTTTGCTCCACCGATTTCAAAGATACCAAGCCACAGATAAAAGACTGCATTGGCTCCCCGGGAATCATGGGTCATCGTCTGTCATCTCTGTGTGGCTAGGCCCGTCCGTTATCAGAAATCGAAATTCGCCACTTCGCAATAGGCCGCCATACCCATGGCGCGTTTCAATGTTGGATAGATACGGCAGCCGGTGATGATGACGGCCAATTCCGCGAACGCCTCGATGCCATATTCATCGCGAATTCGTTCCATCCGATCGGCATCATCCCCTTGGTTCAACAGCGACGCGACCGTGTGATCGTGAACGTCTTTCAAAATTGCGGGCAACTTCTCCGGAGCTTTCACCGCATTGGCCAGTAATACTCGATCGACACCTGCTTCCGCTCCCATTTTCAGACCAAGGTTCAAGCAGGGTCCGCAATCGTCGGTCTTCATCGCTGTCACGCGGGCGACGTAAGCTGCTTCTGTGGGCAGTTTTTCATAAACCCTTCCCATTGTCTGAGCAGCCGCAAATGCTTCAAATGCCCGCGGTGAATCCTCTAGTAGTTGGACCATATAGCCAATATCGTGGCCATACTTTTCGCCGAAGGCCTGCAATTGGGCCTTGGTTTCTTCCACGTTCATTGCCATTACTCCCGCTAATTGGTCAGTCACGAAACTCAGGGTTAAGTTCTCCCTCACTACCGACCAGACGAGTAAGCCACTTAAGATGTGACACATTCCTCAAGAAAGTTTTCCGCATATTGGAATACCATTTTTGGTCGTTCTATGGGATCACGCACCGTATGATGGAAGCCTTGCCAGAATCCACCCTACATTGCGTTCTCGGAGACATTCGATGCAGCGGACTTCGCTCCTACTACTCTTGCTGTTTGGCCTCTTTGCTTCGCCTTCCCTCTCAGCGGCCGAAACTCCCAAATCTAGCGTGGTACTACCGCCTGGCCCGGCAAATCCACGCAACAGCGAAGGGGACGTCGTCCAACTCAAGGATGGCAACGTTCTCTTGGTCTACACGCACTTTGATGGCGGATCTGGCGACCACGCCAAAGCACACTTGGCCAGCCGAATCTCCGAAGATGGTGGTAAGACCTGGTCAGAAGAAGATAAGGTGGTCGTCGAAAACGAAGCGGGGCTGAACGTGATGTCGGTCTCTCTTCTGCGTCTAGCCGATGGACGCTTGGCATTGTTTTATCTGCGGAAGAATTCGCACACCGACTGTCGACCGTATATGCGCATCAGCACCGATGAAGGAAAGACGTGGGGTGAACCCGTCACCGTGATCGGCGAGAAAGACCTCGGCTATTACATCCTAAATAATGATCGCGCGGTACAGCTTTCCAACGGTCGGTTGGTATTACCGGTTGCCCAACACGTTGGTCCTGGCATGCCGAAACGAAACAACGCGGCTGCGATTCTGGTTTATTACTCGGATGATGCTGGCGAAACCTGGCAGCGAAGTGAATATGCAGCGCGCCCGCCAAAGCGAAATGGGCAGGACGTGATCAGCCAGGAACCAGGCGTCGTCGAGCTAAAAGATGGACGACTGATGATGTGGATTCGCACCAATGCTGGCAGTCAATTTGTAACGTTCAGTCGTGACAAAGGGGACACTTGGTCTCAGCTAAAACCATCAGACATGAAGTCGCCACTCGCACCGGCAACGATTGAAAGAATTCCAACCACAGGCGACCTCTTGTTGATCTGGAACGATCACTCGGAGATCCCCGATGCATTGAAAGGGAAACGGACGCCGCTATGTTCCGCGATCTCGAAAGATGATGGCCAAACCTGGACTAATGTGAAAACATTGGAGGACAATCCGCATGGTTGGTACTGCTACATCGCACTCGACTTCATCGAAGGCAATGCTGTCATGGCCTACTGTGCCGGTGATCGTCGCGAGAACAACGGCTTAGCCGTCACCAACACACAATGCCTGCCGATCGACTGGTTTTACGAAACCGAGTAGTATGCGCACGAAAGCACGGGGCGCTGCCCCTGAGAGCGTCCCGTGCAATTTGATGGTTGATGCGTTGCTAGAGCTAGAAGACGAACGCTTACAATTTGGCGGCCATCTTTTTCGCTAAAGCTCCGGCAGCATGCCCATGAGCCGTTTGCAGCTTTTGGTAATCTTTCTTCAGTTCGCTTCCTTTCTCAGGCTGTTCTTTGGCGAACTCATCAATCTTTTGGCCAAGCGGAATCATCTCGCTTCCAACTTGATTCGTCGAAGCAATCGACTCGAGATCTGATTTGATCTGCGTTGAGAGGGGAACCGTGACCTGTTCGACCGGTGTGCTTGATTGGCCACAACCAACCGCCAACGCGAATATTCCAAGAGCGATAACTTGTAGTAGCGACTTCATCGTGACGCTTCCTTTTCCATGTGTGATAACAGAAAGAAGTAGAATCTAAGGCAAAGAAAAGGAAAGTTGCCCATTCGGAAAACATTGCTCGGCCTTGGCAATTCGTCGCCAAAGTTTTCGACGAATTGCTTCTCAGACCAAACACATACTGGACACTTTCCAGCGACGCGAAGAATCGCTTACGGTAGCGAGACTGGCTTGCCGTCGTTGCGTGCCCCGAAACATTGGAATGTCAGCAAGTTAACCGTCTCAGTAATGAACTTCACCGACCCATCGCCGGCCACGGCGAGCACGCCGCCGGGATGTCGGCTTCGCGGGGTATAAATGCCGTCGCGATCGGACGCAAACCCACTACCACTCGTCTGGCAGTCAGGATACCGCCAATTCGGTGTCGCCACAGTGTTGATAATCGTCTGCGTCGGAACGGGTGCGATCCACTGGTTTCCATTCGTTGAGAGGTGGCTAGTAATGCCCTGACACGTCTGACCGAAGGAATTCAGCTGAGCTTGAGTCGGGAACATCGGTGAACTCCAGCCGGGGCTGGAACCGATGCGTGGCTCGGAGGAATTGCCGTTCATTAGCGAACTGTTGTTGTTGTCGCCCACAAGATGCTCAGAAGCCATCATCGTGTTACTCAAACCGTCGGTAACGTCCGCCATCTTGGTTTCCTGCCCCTTGGCATTATTTTGCTGGCGAAACATACCGTTTTGATTGGTAAGGTTATTCCAACTTAGCGTAGGGCCGAAACTTAGGCCGTAGTTACAACCAGGCCCATTCGCCAACCAGCCAGTCGATGCGGGAAACGAGGTATCGGAAGGACAAATGAATGCCTCGATTTTCTTCGAGCGAAGATTCTGAATGGTGCTGTTGCTGTCCCAATGGTTGTTATAGTTTTTGGTGGCGATACGAACTTGCTCTTGTAGATTCCCCTGTTCGATGTAGGGCAAGATCTGCACAAACGCACTGAATCCGAGATAGGACGGGTTGTTGCTACCATCCAAGTAGCAGAGGCAAGGAAACTTCTTGTACGTGTCGTGATAGTTATGCATTGCCAGTCCCAACTGTTTCATGTTGTTACTGCATTGCATCCGACGTGCTGCCTCGCGAGCTTGTTGAACTGCAGGCAAGAGAAGGGCGATTAAAACCCCAATGATGGCAATTACCACCAGAAGCTCCACGAGCGTGAAGCCCCACCGTTTCGAAGTAGGCATGATGTTCTCGGCTGTTGAGAATGTACGCCGCACCATCGATCGAAGAGGTGATCTTTTGACGCGGCAAGTAGGAGGGTATGAAAGGTGGGGTTATCCAAATCCTTTGCGGACCCTACCGCCGAGTCAACCAAAACATTTCCGTAAAATCACCAAAGCATTTATTGCCGGGCACAAACCCCACCAATGGTTAGACAGAGTTATGAACCTCGCCAGAAAACGAAGCACCACACTTTTGGGGAGCCGCAAGAATCGCGGAGAATGGGAGCCATCCTAATTCGAGCGTGATGACTTCCGATGGATGGTCGGCGATCAAGCACGATCGCCGACGCATCGTTTCAAAAGGGTGGGACTGCTTAGATCTTTTCCATCATCTTCTTCGCTTGCCCCGAAGGACGACCGCCTGACTTTTCAAGCTTCTCGTATTCCTTACGAAGTTCGGCAGCTTTCTCAGGTTCGGTTTCAGCAAGCTTCTTCAGATTCTCGTCGAGAGTCACCATCTCGCTTCCCAATTGATTGTTCGACACGATCGACTTCAGATCGTTACGAATCATTTCTGTAACAGGAATGGTATTCTCTGGAACAGGCGTTCCACCTTGGCCGCAGCCAATGACGAATCCGGCAAGTAGCAAACAAGCAATACGAATCGACGACGCCATGGTCGTTACCTCTCTATGTCTGAGTATCAATTTCGATTTTGGGGTGACGTCAGCCAGAAACAGGCAACGCGGGCGTTCCAGATGAAAGCCCGCTTGCCAAGACGGCTGAAGAGAAATGGAGAGCCTGAGTCCAACTAAAGGACGCGACCTCTTATGGAAGCGCGACGACCTTGCCGTCGTTACGACCACCAAACGATTGCCATGTGGTGAGATCGATTGTTTCTGTGACGAACTTGGTCGAACCGTCGCCAGCAGCACAGACAACGCCACCAGGGTGACGACTACGAGGAGCGTAGACGCCGTCGCGGTCCGAGGCGATTCCGCTGCCACTGGTCTGGCAGTTTGGATACTTCCAGTTTGGCGGAGCCACCGTGTTCAACGCGGTTTGCGTTGGCAACGACATGATCCAATGCTGACCATTGGTGCCGTTATGCGCGGTCACGCCTTGGCACGTCTGACCGAAGCTGTTGATCTCGGCTTGCGTAGGATATTGGTTCCAAGAGACATCTGAGGCCTCACGTGGTTCTGAGGTATTTCCGTTGGCCAGCACGTTGTCGTTGTCGTCACCGACCAAATGCTCGGAAACCATTAACGTGTTACTCAAACCGTCGGTCACACCGTTGAAGCCCATTTCTGGCTTGCCACCGGTTTCGCTTGTTCCGTCCCAACCAATTGGGCCGCGGAACATCCCGTTTTGATTCGCGACGCTCGACCAGCTTCGCGAGGAACCGAAGCTCACACCGTAGTTGCTACCTGGTCCGTCGTGCCAACTTCCTGCCGAAGGATTGCTTGGATAGTTAGAATCGGACGGACATCGGTAGGCATCGATTTCCGTCTGACGAACAGCAGCGTTGTTACCATCAGCCCAGTCACGGCCGAAATTCAGCGACGTGACCTGAAGTTGGTCGTACAAGTTGCCTTGTTAAATGAATGGCAAGATTCGAACCACGGCGCCATAGCCGAGGTAGGGGTTCTTGCCGGATGGGCGATAGTTCATCGCCGGCAGTGTTTTGTAGGTATCGTGGTAGTTGTGAAACGCGATACCGAGCTGCTTCAAATTATTGGTGCACTGCATACGGCGAGCTGCCTCGCGCGCTTGTTGAACGGCCGGTAATAGCAGGGCGATCAAAACACCGATGATGGCAATAACCACGAGAAGCTCCACGAGCGTGAAGCCCAAACGCTTGTTCTTTTGCGTGATGTGGGGTGGGGTAATGGAGGGATGAAATACAGAAACAAAGGCGTGAAAAAAGACAAAAAACTGTCTTTTTATTATTTCACGGGGGTTTAATCCTCCCCAGGGGCAAAGGGCAGGATTTGAAAATACTAACCCTTAGGCTCTATCTGTCAAGCAAAGAAGGGCCTAAGCAATATCAAGATTGACTTATGGAAAATTTCGCAAGTCATTTGAGAGAACCTACGGCCAGATCGGAGTAGTGCCAAATAACCTGAAAAAGAAACAAAACCGATCTTATTACTGCGCAAAGGTGGAACGGCAGCACGTTAGGTCGCTGATGACCGCAGATCGGTTATCGCCAGTTGTCATCAAATGATTGAGGAGACAACTACCAACTCGGAACACCCGACCCCATCAGAGGTACAGGGTGTTGTGATGAAATCGCGAAATCAGGTTCACCAACGACTACTTCGCTAAAAACAAGAAGGTTCCCTTCTTATCGCCTGCGACAATATCCATCTTTCCGTCGGTGTTCACGTCAGCCAGCGTGATCTGTCTTCCGGTGCCGCTATTGCTGTCGACTTCGATCGGAAGGAACTGGACCTTGCCGTCGTCTGATCGGATTGTCTTGAAAACATAGATGACCGCAGGGTCTCTGGCACCTGGATCGTGGCCGTTGTGAGCCCAGTAGCATTTTCCCGTGACGATGTCCTTCACGCCGTCCCCATCCATGTCGGCCAATTCCACTGCATGCAATTGACTGAACACCGCATCGCTCACCGACTTCTCTGGCGTTCCCATGATTTCGTGCTGCGTGAACTTGATCTCGCCGTTATCGCTTTTGGTTTGCTCATGCCACACTAATCCGTATCCGTGCCCGTGAAGGCTGGTGATCACATCGTTGTCGCCGTCGGCATCCACGTCGTAGGCATGAATCCCGGCGCCCCCTGGGGCGAAGCGGTAGGCGTGCTTTTTCCATGGGGTGTTTCCATCCCAGTTCTCTGGCTGCTCCCACCAACCTTCCGGCATTAAGAAGTCGGGCCGCCCGTCACCATTGATGTCGCCCACACCGAGGCCATGCTGATAGCGTCCCCAACCTTGCTTCTCGGAGATCGGCGTCCAAGTCCAGCGTTGGCTCGGATCCTTTTCGTTGGGCTTTGCGTAGCCCAGTTGGCCTTCGAAGTGACACAATAATTCTGGCTTGCCATCGCCAGTAATGTCGGCAAACGCAGGGGCTTCGTTATCGACTGCAGGGAAGGCGAAGTGCTTTTTCCACGGTTGATCGGATTGACTGTTCTCGTACCAATGAGCCGGCGTGCCAGGCAATCCCACGACCAGCACATCGTCGTACCCATCGCCGCTGAAGTCACCAACGAAGGAGAAGAAGTTGTCTGAATACCCGCTGTCGTTCGGATAGGCCTTGCCGTCATAGAAGATATGTTTGGTCTTGAAATTAGGGCCCTCGAACCAATTTGGCCCGCACACGATATCGACCTTGCCATCCTTATTGAAATCGCCGATCGAAGCACCTTCCGCGAAATACTCTTCGGTCAACTGAAGCTTGTCGTAAGCGACATCTTCCGCATAAACGAGGTTGGTCGTAGACACAAACAGGAAGACTGGGCCCATCAGGACAACGGAAAGAAGCAGCCGATTTAGCATGGCAGGAGATCCTCGCGCGGGGACAAGTTGGGGGAGAACCGGTATTGTCCCATCTGCATGTTGGCCTGTCACGCAGAAATCTTAGGATGTCGATCGAACTTGATTGTCGACCGCTGGACGACGGCACTAGTCCTTT
The Blastopirellula marina genome window above contains:
- a CDS encoding DUF1559 domain-containing protein, translating into MPTSKRWGFTLVELLVVIAIIGVLIALLLPAVQQAREAARRMQCSNNMKQLGLAMHNYHDTYKKFPCLCYLDGSNNPSYLGFSAFVQILPYIEQGNLQEQVRIATKNYNNHWDSNSTIQNLRSKKIEAFICPSDTSFPASTGWLANGPGCNYGLSFGPTLSWNNLTNQNGMFRQQNNAKGQETKMADVTDGLSNTMMASEHLVGDNNNSSLMNGNSSEPRIGSSPGWSSPMFPTQAQLNSFGQTCQGITSHLSTNGNQWIAPVPTQTIINTVATPNWRYPDCQTSGSGFASDRDGIYTPRSRHPGGVLAVAGDGSVKFITETVNLLTFQCFGARNDGKPVSLP
- a CDS encoding GspE/PulE family protein, with amino-acid sequence MSLPKNNPHGIEFSNIDATTLEPDALMRLLIEHCHMVGASDIFVFSGDPEYQISMRLWGRMKPITTLPVNEGRQLLNYAKALAGLDIAERRRPQDGRWFYRDDEKIIDLRMSIIPTREGEDLTFRLLDRSSNLLSLDEIGLGRHDRQALMEMLQSESGLVLVTGPTGTGKTTTLYACLQHLNDGNRKINTLEDPIEFSLPGIRQSQVNLKIGLDFPDLLRGVIRQQPDIIMIGEIRDKETALTAVRAANSGHLVFATLHAPVATGAVQSMLAYGIHPFFLASCLRGVIAQRLVRKLDPNTRVQYELGDTGNTFADIEPLLEEGQGTSFYGPDLSAENEGYCGRTAIFEMVTIGRILREAIIARRPTHELEKTAEQLGMITFRKAAMLKVAQGETSMEEVLKNVPVEYLDLEATP
- a CDS encoding FG-GAP repeat domain-containing protein, encoding MLNRLLLSVVLMGPVFLFVSTTNLVYAEDVAYDKLQLTEEYFAEGASIGDFNKDGKVDIVCGPNWFEGPNFKTKHIFYDGKAYPNDSGYSDNFFSFVGDFSGDGYDDVLVVGLPGTPAHWYENSQSDQPWKKHFAFPAVDNEAPAFADITGDGKPELLCHFEGQLGYAKPNEKDPSQRWTWTPISEKQGWGRYQHGLGVGDINGDGRPDFLMPEGWWEQPENWDGNTPWKKHAYRFAPGGAGIHAYDVDADGDNDVITSLHGHGYGLVWHEQTKSDNGEIKFTQHEIMGTPEKSVSDAVFSQLHAVELADMDGDGVKDIVTGKCYWAHNGHDPGARDPAVIYVFKTIRSDDGKVQFLPIEVDSNSGTGRQITLADVNTDGKMDIVAGDKKGTFLFLAK
- a CDS encoding sialidase family protein; translation: MQRTSLLLLLLFGLFASPSLSAAETPKSSVVLPPGPANPRNSEGDVVQLKDGNVLLVYTHFDGGSGDHAKAHLASRISEDGGKTWSEEDKVVVENEAGLNVMSVSLLRLADGRLALFYLRKNSHTDCRPYMRISTDEGKTWGEPVTVIGEKDLGYYILNNDRAVQLSNGRLVLPVAQHVGPGMPKRNNAAAILVYYSDDAGETWQRSEYAARPPKRNGQDVISQEPGVVELKDGRLMMWIRTNAGSQFVTFSRDKGDTWSQLKPSDMKSPLAPATIERIPTTGDLLLIWNDHSEIPDALKGKRTPLCSAISKDDGQTWTNVKTLEDNPHGWYCYIALDFIEGNAVMAYCAGDRRENNGLAVTNTQCLPIDWFYETE
- the sigJ gene encoding RNA polymerase sigma factor SigJ, yielding MQSFICGLVSLKSVEQNMVSGSEFEALRKDLVGFCYRMLGSVPDAEDIVQEAYIRWEQAGRPVLESPRSWYLRVCARLCLDRVKSVRYQRERYIGPWLPEPILADHAEQAELDESISIALMLTIERLTPTERAAFILHDVFGYDFKEVADIVGLKPDHCRQLARRARDHVRGEKQRSPADVESVRRISDAFFQAVQAGDLAALRHVLTEDVTLYTDGGGKVSAAKELVLGLDSVTTFLIRVFQNAQREYPFEMRTVWFNGSPGVVCYLKEEMISAFQFELVDGRIASVFVHRNPEKLAPLSVAAKPVMK